The nucleotide window AAAATGTACCGGAGCAAAAGGTTGTCGGAAGTCCCCTCCCCTGTGTGCATCGGTTTGCGGTTCCACTGTCAGTTGATATTGTCGAGTTCGAGGAGCAATGTCGGATACCCGGACGATTGCGAGTCTCTCAGTGTTGCGGGTAACTTTGTCCATTAGAGTTGGACCTTGATTTGTCTGCATTGCATGTCCGATGTATTGTACAGTATTTGTCTTCTTACAGTATTCTATTTCTCACAATGTATGATACAGAGTGTGGGGTATCTCTTCTATAGTTCTGTCGAGGACAACAACGAGCAACGTGTATTCCCTTTGTGTCCTATAtcgccttggccttgttgAGGGCTCTCTCCTTTCTTgcttccttctctttccttcGTGCCTGGTTCATGCTCAGCGGGCCTTGTCCTTCCCTCGCAAGCTCCTTCTCCTTAAATGCTTCGTCGCTGATGTCATCGAGCACAAACTTGCCGAGGTTCCCGGCTCTCCACTGCTTGATGATCCAGTCGGCTGCACTGTCCGCATTCGCCTCTCCGCCGGCCTTCAGCTTCCCTGTCTTGCGCGCGACCCCGAGGAGCAGGTCGTTGACCTCGTTCGTCGGTTCGGAGTATTTAGCATAGGCGCTCGGGTCGGTAAGATTGAGACGGTACAGAAGATAGTCGGCGAGGATCTCCATCGGGATGCGGTCATCCTTAACGGAGCCCACGAGCGCGAGCTTCACCAtgttctcggcctcggaaACGTAGGGCATGAAAACGCCGGGCGTGTCGAGCACGaagacgccctcgccgaggcccatGCCGCCGTCCCCCTCGGAGTCGAGGATGCGTACCGGCGACCCCAGCTTGCGCGTGACGCCGGGCTGCGCGCCGACTCTAGCGACGTTTGGCTTCTTGTGCATGCCGTGCACACGAAGCTTGTTCAGCAGCGTACTCTTGCCCACGTTGGGCATGCCGACGACCAGCGCGCGCATGCCCGTCAGGCTGTCGACGGAGTGCGCCACGCTCCTGATCTCGGAGAGGAGCTGCTTCGTGCTCGCCGGGTCGTCCTTCCGCCAGAATATGACGCGCTGCGGCGTGCCTCCGACGACGGAGTGGCCCCGGTGGAAGCGGCGCAGCGcgtgctcgacggcggcggggctgtcggcgccgaggtcgcggtGGGTGTAGACGACGATGCGCTCGCGGCCTGCGATAGCGCGATCGAGGACTGGGTTCCAGCTCGTGATGGGGACGCGGTAGTCGCGACACTCGAGGACCAGGCCGACGTCCGAGAGGCGCGATGAAATTTCGCGCAGCGCagcgtggtggtggccgagGTAGTAGGAGCGGGGGATGGATTCGGAAACGGCAAAGTGGAGGCGGGGCGCGAAGGCCCAGCGCGCGGCCGTCGGAAGCAT belongs to Colletotrichum higginsianum IMI 349063 chromosome 5, whole genome shotgun sequence and includes:
- a CDS encoding Mitochondrial gtpase is translated as MLPTAARWAFAPRLHFAVSESIPRSYYLGHHHAALREISSRLSDVGLVLECRDYRVPITSWNPVLDRAIAGRERIVVYTHRDLGADSPAAVEHALRRFHRGHSVVGGTPQRVIFWRKDDPASTKQLLSEIRSVAHSVDSLTGMRALVVGMPNVGKSTLLNKLRVHGMHKKPNVARVGAQPGVTRKLGSPVRILDSEGDGGMGLGEGVFVLDTPGVFMPYVSEAENMVKLALVGSVKDDRIPMEILADYLLYRLNLTDPSAYAKYSEPTNEVNDLLLGVARKTGKLKAGGEANADSAADWIIKQWRAGNLGKFVLDDISDEAFKEKELAREGQGPLSMNQARRKEKEARKERALNKAKAI